In bacterium, the genomic window GGATCATGGAGGTGGTATTGATGTGCCAGTTCTGTCACCAGCACGGCGATGGGAAGAAGTGGTACCTCAACGCCAAGAACTACTCTGATGATCTGCTCAGCGATGCGCGCCGCCGCCAGTTCAGCAAGGCGTTCGCCATTCCGGAGAGCGGAATGAGAGACCCGGTGGTCGGGCTGGAGAAGCTGGCCCGGGCGCCGGCCATCGTGCAGAATATGCTCAAGCCCCGCATCGTAGGGCGCAGCAAGCGTGTGCACTTCGGCCAGGTCCTGCCCCTCGAGGATGTCGCGCAGGTCTTCGCCTTCCTGGGCTCGATCGTGCGCGTCCCCTGCATCTGCCGCACGGTGACGGTCGGGCGCGAGGTGGGCTACTGCTACGGGGTCGCCCTGTCGCCCGGTGGCGGCATCTTCAAACTGCTCGAAGGCCTCGACAGCAGCTACATGGGCGGGCCTGATACCAGCCAGTTTGACCACCTGACCGCCGAGGAGGCGGTTGCGGCCTTCCGCGAACACGAGCAGGAGGGCTTGTGCCATACAGTGTGGACCTTCATCACCCCGCTCATCGGCGGGGTCTGCAACTGCGACCGCCGCGACTGCCTGGCCATGAAGTCGACCATCGGCTATGGCCTGAAGATGATGTTCAGGGGGGAGTACGTGGCGAACGTGGATCCCGACCTGTGCGTCGGCTGCCGGGCCTGCATGCGAGCCTGCCAGTTCGGCGCCCTCGGTTTCGGCCCGGCCGACAAGAAGGCCTTCGTCGAGCCCCGCGCCTGCTACGGTTGTGGCATCTGCCGCAGCGCCTGCAGCAAGAACGCCATCGCGCTGACGCCGCGCGCCGAAGTGCCCGCCGCGGCAAACCTGTGGTGACCGCCGGACAGCAGGGCGAGCCCTCCTGCCGTCGGCAGACCGCGTGGCCTTGTCTTGAGTCAGCGGGGACGGGGGATCAGGACCGACGCCGGGCGGTCGGCATTGGCGATGTTGACGCGCCCGTGCGGTCCACAGGCGAGACCGCAGGCATCGGGGTGTGATCTGTCCCTCCCACCAGTCATTCCCCCTGGGAGCTCTGACACGGCCGAAGACCCGCACCAACCGCTCCTCGCGGCCTCGTCGGTCTCGCTCTCAATGACATAGACATTGCCCCTGGCGTCAACTCGCATCCCATGTCGGGAGTTGATGCGCCTCAAGTGCCAGTCGGGACCGGCCCGTCATCGCGCTGGTGTCTCCGCCATATACGGCTGCGGGCTGCGCCACTCTTGACTGCTGCCGCCCATCGTCGGGCGCGCCTGGGACGGCGCGCCACTGTCAGTCGGTACCGTTCCGGCTCCAGGATGAAGAAGGGTCACGGTGCAACGACAGGGAATGCCCCCTCGTTCTGGTGGCCCCCGCCACACTGGCTGATCACAGAAGGTCAGCTGCCCAAAGCCCTTCATTGGTCGCATTTGGAGGGCCATCAGTCAATAGTAGGCATACAGTTCGGCGCACAATGGCACTGTCTTGGGGGCTATCAGACATGCCCCTTGATGTGTGCTCGTAGCCGAGAGTGCCCTGTGCCGGGGGCTCTAGCCCCCGTCTTGGTACCACCCGGAGTGAGAGTTCTGAGCCTGCAAGACGTAGTCTGGGGCCCGTCTCGGGGGCCCCGTCTGCCGTGTCGTGGCCGTCGTCCGGGCTGCCCTCACCTCGTGCTTCAGCAGCCTGTTTCGCGGAATCCGCAGGCGGCATATCCCTCAAGGAGCCATGCGGCCGTTCGCCGTTGTAGTCCTCGCGCCAGGCGTCCAGTTCCCCCTGGGCATCAGCCAGACTGAGGAACCAGTGCTCGTTGAGGCATTCTGCCCGTAGACGGCCGTTGAGCGACTCGCAGCAACCGTTCTCCCAGGGGCCGCCATGCCCCCCATGGCGGCACACGGGACAGGCCATGCCTGCCGCCCAGCTAGCACCGGACTCAGCGCGCTCGGTTGACACCGCACCCCACATCACGAAGGAGGACTTCCCCCATGAGCCAGACCACCCACGCTCTGCTGATCTCCATCGACGGCCTGCGCCCTGATGCGCTGGCCCTGACTCATACCCCTGTTCTCGACCGCCTGATCGCGGACGGCGCGAGCAGCATGACCTGTCGCGCAGACATGCCCTCGGTGACCTTACCTTGCCACCAGACCATGCTGCGCGGCGTGAGCGTCGGGCGGCACGGCGTCACCACGAACACCTTTCACCCGCTCGCGCGGCCTGTACCCAGCCTCCTTGACGCGGCCCACACCGTCGGCCTCAAGACGGGCACGTTCTACAACTGGGAGCAGTTGCGCGATCTGTCTGATCCCGGCAGCCTGGACGTATCCTGCTTCTCGCGCGAGTTGGACGTGCCCGCCGGTGATGACCGCGTGACCGAGGTGGCAGTCGAGTGTATTCGACGGTATGACCTGGGGCTGGCGTTTGTGTACCTGGGGCATCTCGACCTGGCTGGTCATCGGGAGGGATGGATGTCTGAGGCGTACCTGAACGCCATCGCCAATGCAGACGGCTGCATTGGTCGGCTGATCGATTGCGTGGAGCAGCTCGGAGGACGGGAGAGCGCTGCTGTCTTGGTCACGGCCGATCACGGAGGCCATGAGAAGGTCCACGGGACGGAGACGGACGAGGACATGCTGGTGCCGTGGGTGCTATGGGGGGCAGGGGTCCGCTGCGGCCATGCGCTTGAGGGCGAAGTGGACTTGCGGGACACGTGCACGACGCTAGCTCACCTCCTGGGCCTGCCGCGGAGCGCCGAATGGGAGGGCAAGGTCGTCACGGAGGCGTTGCTTCCCCGGGACTGAGCCTTCCGCGCCTCCACCAGCCGTCTCGCAACCGGCGACCCGCCGCACGCCTCACAATCGCGGGCTTTGCCGAGCCGCGGCGCCGGCCGCTGCAAGTCGCGCCTCTCCGCCGTTGCGCTGGCCAACGCGTCGGGGTGATGAGCCTGAGGGTTCCAAGTGAGTGGTCGCAAGCACCGAGGCGCCACTGGCTGTGGGTGGTGCAGAACGGGTCTGCGAGTAGCTCCGAGATCTCAGTTCGCCGCCGGCCGGGGAGGGCGACCTACCGGGAGATGCCACGGTCTCGTTGTCGGGCGCCTCAGCTCTCCAGTTCCTCCAGCAGGCCCACGGCTGTCTCGACGATCGGTTCGCCGAAGCCGGGCAGGTACGGACTGGAACTGGGCTCGTAGGCCCCCTCCTCGGACGCCCGGCGGGTTGGAGTGTACCCTACGCTATCACTTGCCAGTTCCAGCACCATCGTCTGGGCAAGGCGGGAACGGCGTTTGACCTCCAGCCCCGGTTCGACGAAGGGCTCGCCGCGTGTACCGACCAGGGCGAGGTCGCCGATGCGAAGAGCCTGCACGACCGTGGCGTGAGCCCGGGGCGACTCGGCCTCGAAGCGGCGGACGCGGCGCTGGAACGACCGCCCACCCATCAGGACCGGCTCGTCCGCGGCGAGGCGGTCCTCGATGTCCTGAGCCATGGCGAGCTCTTCCGCGGTGGCGGGCGGGCGTGGGTCGAGTGTCACTTCGGCCAGCACCCCGGCCACGGGCGCCTCGCCGATGGACTCCGCCCCGTCCCATGGCCACAGGGCGTTGGCGCCTACGATGGCCGCTGCACGCTCGCAGTGCTGGTAGTGGTCGTTGCGGTTGGTGGCACGCCCCATGACGTCTACGTTGCTGATGTCCCCGGAGGCCCCGTTGGACAGAGTGGCGACGAAGCTCTCCGCTCGCGGGCGCTGGAGCAGCGTGCCGAAGACCCCGAAGTAGTCAGCCGAGAGCGCAGTGAAGTCGTCTGGAATCCCCACATAGCGCAGGGCATAGTTTGCCAGCGCGCCATGGACCAGGATGACGGGCTTGCCGTCATCTGCCATGGGGCCTCCTACTCCTAGAGCTGCTGACGAGCCACGCGGGCTAGCCAGGTCGCTGGGCCGCAGTTGCCAGGGCTCGCACTTGCACAGTGACTTCGTCGTCCTGCCTGGTGGTTCTCCCCCGGTTAGCACCTGCCTCTCCGGGAAGAAACCAACATAGCAGCGTGGGGGAGGTGCGGCGGCGTCCCGGGGGAAGTTGGCTCCCATCCATCTTGCTCGACATCGCGCCTGTGCCACTCACATGGGAAGAAGGCTTCGCTCCATGCAACGCAACCGGCCTTTGGGGGTAAGCACGTCTCTGTTCCGCAGCACTCTGGGGCCGAACTCGGAGCTGGACGGTATCCGCGCGCTGCAGGGAACGCGTATCAGCCACATCGAGTACTTCTGTGACGAGAGCGATCGCGACCGCACCAACCGGCAGCGTCTCGCTGCAGTGAAGCGGGCAGCCGCTGACTGTGGCGTCTCCATCTGGAGTTGCCACGCGCCGTTCGGCACCACGGACATCTCCGACCGCGATGACAGCGTGCGGCTCGCCTCCGCGCAATGCGTCATCGAGACGCTGGATGCGGCAGTTGAGCTGTCGGCGGGGAGAGTGGTGGTGCACGGCAGCCGCGAACCGATTGTCGATGAGGAGCGACCGCAACGACTGGACCTGTGCATCCGCAGTCTCAGCGAGCTTGCGAGGCAGGCCTCAAGACGCGGAATAGCCCTGGCCCTGGAGCTTCTGCCTCGTACGTGTCTGGGCAATCGCAGTGCCGAGATGCGATACATCCTTGACCACGTCGACGGTGACGTGCGGGTGTGCTTTGACGTCAACCACATCACCCTCTATGAAGGCGCCCGTGAGGCCCTCGGCGCCCTGGGCACTCGCATCGAGACGCTGCATATCTCTGATCACGATGGCGTTGATGAGCGCCATTGGGTGCCGGGCAAGGGGGTCGTGGACTGGG contains:
- a CDS encoding sugar phosphate isomerase/epimerase — translated: MQRNRPLGVSTSLFRSTLGPNSELDGIRALQGTRISHIEYFCDESDRDRTNRQRLAAVKRAAADCGVSIWSCHAPFGTTDISDRDDSVRLASAQCVIETLDAAVELSAGRVVVHGSREPIVDEERPQRLDLCIRSLSELARQASRRGIALALELLPRTCLGNRSAEMRYILDHVDGDVRVCFDVNHITLYEGAREALGALGTRIETLHISDHDGVDERHWVPGKGVVDWADFVAGLDDIGYQGCLMHEARDTELDLAGNLNAIGQAAGTYLTL
- a CDS encoding 4Fe-4S binding protein; amino-acid sequence: MCQFCHQHGDGKKWYLNAKNYSDDLLSDARRRQFSKAFAIPESGMRDPVVGLEKLARAPAIVQNMLKPRIVGRSKRVHFGQVLPLEDVAQVFAFLGSIVRVPCICRTVTVGREVGYCYGVALSPGGGIFKLLEGLDSSYMGGPDTSQFDHLTAEEAVAAFREHEQEGLCHTVWTFITPLIGGVCNCDRRDCLAMKSTIGYGLKMMFRGEYVANVDPDLCVGCRACMRACQFGALGFGPADKKAFVEPRACYGCGICRSACSKNAIALTPRAEVPAAANLW
- a CDS encoding alkaline phosphatase family protein, which produces MSQTTHALLISIDGLRPDALALTHTPVLDRLIADGASSMTCRADMPSVTLPCHQTMLRGVSVGRHGVTTNTFHPLARPVPSLLDAAHTVGLKTGTFYNWEQLRDLSDPGSLDVSCFSRELDVPAGDDRVTEVAVECIRRYDLGLAFVYLGHLDLAGHREGWMSEAYLNAIANADGCIGRLIDCVEQLGGRESAAVLVTADHGGHEKVHGTETDEDMLVPWVLWGAGVRCGHALEGEVDLRDTCTTLAHLLGLPRSAEWEGKVVTEALLPRD